One region of Oryza sativa Japonica Group chromosome 5, ASM3414082v1 genomic DNA includes:
- the LOC4338538 gene encoding pectinesterase → MAVRYEKKAMCALLLSLIMVALSVAAAGDGDAPPSTPVSPTTACNDTTDPSFCRTVLPPRGSSDLYTYGRFSVARSLDSARRFAGLVGRYLARHRGLSPAAVGALRDCQLMSELNVDFLSAAGATLRSAADALPDPQADDVHTLLSAILTNQQTCLDGLQAASSSWSERGGGGLAAPIANGTKLYSLSLSLFTRAWVPTAKGSKHHGGGKKPHQGHGKKQPPAAAASMRRGLFDAADGEMARRVAMEGPEATVAVNGVVTVDQGGGGNYTTVGDAVAAAPSNLDGSTGHYVIYVAGGVYEENVVVPKHKRYIMMVGDGVGQTVITGNRSVVDGWTTFNSATFAVVGQGFVAMNMTFRNTAGPSKHQAVALRSGADLSAFYGCSFEAYQDTLYAHSLRQFYRRCDVYGTVDYVFGNAAVVFQSCAFLSRLPLPGQCNTVTAQGRSDPNQNTGTSIQGCSLLAAPDLAAAGDGGRTLTYLGRPWKNFSRTVVMESYVGGLVDPAGWMPWSGDFALDTLFYAEYNNSGPGADTSRRVAWPGYHVLGAGADAGNFTVTSMVLGDNWLPQTGVPFTSGFLTSDPPIS, encoded by the exons ATGGCGGTTCGCTACGAGAAGAAGGCGATGTGCGCGCTGCTGCTCTCGCTGATCATGGTGGCGCTctcggtggccgccgccggcgacggcgacgcgccgccgtccacgccgGTGTCGCCGACGACGGCTTGCAACGACACGACGGACCCCAGCTTCTGCCGGACCGTGCTGCCGCCGCGCGGGTCCAGCGACCTCTACACCTACGGCCGCTTCTCGGTGGCCCGGTCGCTGGACTCCGCCCGGAGGttcgccggcctcgtcggccGCTACCTCGCCCGCCACCGCGGCctgtcgccggcggccgtcgGCGCGCTGCGCGACTGCCAGCTCATGTCGGAGCTCAACGTCGacttcctctccgccgccggcgccacgctGAGGAGCGCCGCCGACGCGCTGCCCGACCCGCAGGCCGACGACGTGCACACGCTGCTGTCGGCGATCCTCACCAACCAGCAGACCTGCCTCGACGGCCTCCaggccgcgtcgtcgtcgtggtcggagcgcggcggcggcggcctcgccgcgccCATCGCCAACGGCACCAAGCTCTACAgcctctcgctctccctcttcACCAGGGCGTGGGTGCCCACGGCGAAGGGGTCCaagcaccacggcggcggcaagaagcCTCACCAAGGCCACGGCAAGAagcagccgccggcggcggcggcgagcatgaGGAGGGGGCTGTTCGACGCGGCCGACGGCGAGATGGCGCGGCGGGTGGCGATGGAGGGGCCggaggcgacggtggcggtgaaCGGGGTGGTGACGGTGgaccagggcggcggcgggaactACACGACGGTGGGtgacgcggtggcggcggcgccgagcaaCCTGGACGGCAGCACGGGGCACTACGTGATCTACGTGGCGGGCGGCGTGTACGAGGAGAACGTGGTGGTGCCCAAGCACAAGAGGTACATCATGAtggtcggcgacggcgtcggccaGACGGTCATCACCGGCAACCGGAGCGTCGTCGATGGCTGGACCACTTTTAACTCCGCCACCTTCG ctgtgGTGGGGCAAGGGTTCGTGGCGATGAACATGACGTTCCGGAACACGGCGGGGCCGTCGAAGCACCAGGCGGTGGCGCTCCGGTCCGGCGCCGACCTGTCGGCGTTCTACGGGTGCAGCTTCGAGGCGTACCAGGACACCCTCTACGCCCACTCCCTCCGCCAGTTCTACCGCCGCTGCGACGTCTACGGCACCGTCGACTACGTCTTCGGCAACGCCGCTGTCGTCTTCCAGTCCTGCGccttcctctcccgcctccCGCTCCCCGGCCAGTGCAACACCGTCACGGCGCAGGGCCGATCCGACCCCAACCAGAACACCGGCACCTCCATCCAGGGctgctccctcctcgccgccccggacctcgccgccgccggcgacggcggccggacgCTCACCTACCTCGGCCGGCCGTGGAAGAACTTCtccaggacggtggtcatggagtCCTACGTCGGCGGCCTCGTCGACCCGGCCGGGTGGATGCCGTGGTCCGGCGACTTCGCGCTCGACACGCTCTTCTACGCCGAGTACAACAACTCCGGCCCCGGCGCCGACAccagccgccgcgtcgcctggCCGGGCTACCAcgtcctcggcgccggcgccgacgccggcaaCTTCACCGTCACCAGCATGGTGCTCGGCGACAACTGGCTGCCCCAGACCGGCGTCCCCTTCACCAGCGGCTTCCTCACTTCCGATCCACCTATTAgctaa